From a single Phocoena sinus isolate mPhoSin1 chromosome 1, mPhoSin1.pri, whole genome shotgun sequence genomic region:
- the PSMD4 gene encoding 26S proteasome non-ATPase regulatory subunit 4 isoform X2 translates to MVLESTMVCVDNSEYMRNGDFLPTRLQAQQDAVNIVCHSKTRSNPENNVGLITLANDCEVLTTLTPDTGRILSKLHTVQPKGKITFCTGIRVAHLALKHRQGKNHKMRIIAFVGSPVEDNEKDLVKLAKRLKKEKVNVDIINFGEEEVNTEKLTAFVNTLNGKDGTGSHLVTVPPGPSLADALISSPILAGEGGAMLGLGASDFEFGVDPSADPELALALRVSMEEQRQRQEEEARRAAAASAAEAGIATTGTEDSDDALLKMTISQQEFGRTGLPDLSSMTEEEQIAYAMQMSLQGAEFGQAESADIDASSAMDTSEPAKEEDDYDVMQDPEFLQSVLENLPGVDPNNEAIRNAMGSLASQATKDGKKDKKEEDKK, encoded by the exons CGTGGACAACAGCGAGTATATGCGGAACGGGGACTTCCTACCCACCCGGCTACAGGCCCAGCAGGATGCCGTCAACATAGTCTGTCACTCCAAGACCCGTAGTAACCCTGAGAACAACGTGGGCCTCATCACACTGGCCAA TGACTGTGAAGTGCTGACCACACTCACCCCTGACACCGGCCGCATCCTGTCTAAGCTCCACACTGTCCAACCCAAAGGCAAGATCACCTTCTGCACTGGCATCCGCGTGGCCCAT CTGGCCCTGAAGCACCGACAGGGCAAGAATCACAAGATGCGAATCATTGCCTTTGTGGGAAGCCCCGTGGAGGACAATGAGAAGGAT CTGGTGAAACTGGCTAAACGCCTCAAGAAGGAGAAAGTAAATGTTGACATTATCAATTTTGGGGAAGAG GAGGTGAACACAGAAAAGCTGACCGCCTTTGTAAACACACTGAATGGCAAAGATGGAACCGGTTCTCATCTGGTGACAGTGCCTCCTGGGCCCAGCTTGGCTGATGCCCTCATCAGTTCTCCAATTCTGGCTGGGGAAGGCGGTGCCatgctgggtcttggtgccaGTGACTTTGAATTTGGAGTGGATCCCAGTGCTGATCCTGAGCTGGCCTTG GCCCTTCGTGTTTCTATGGAAGAGCAGCGGCAGCGGCAGGAGGAGGAGGCACGGCGGGCAGCTGCCGCCTCTGCTGCTGAGGCCGGAATTGCTACGACTGGGACTGAAG ACTCGGACGATGCCCTGCTGAAGATGACCATCAGCCAGCAGGAGTTTGGCCGCACAGGGCTCCCCGACCTAAGTAGTATGACCGAGGAAGAGCAGATTGCCTATGCCATGCAGATGTCCCTCCAGGGCGCAG AATTTGGCCAGGCAGAATCAGCTGACATTGATGCCAGTTCAGCCATGGACACATCTGAGCCCGCCAAG GAGGAGGATGATTATGATGTGATGCAGGACCCCGAGTTCCTTCAGAGTGTCCTGGAGAACCTTCCAGGTGTGGATCCCAACAATGAGGCCATTCGAAATGCCATGGGCTCCCTGGCTTCCCAGGCCACCAAGGATGGCAAGAAGGACAAGAAGGAGGAGGACAAGAAGTGA
- the PSMD4 gene encoding 26S proteasome non-ATPase regulatory subunit 4 isoform X1 — MVLESTMVCVDNSEYMRNGDFLPTRLQAQQDAVNIVCHSKTRSNPENNVGLITLANDCEVLTTLTPDTGRILSKLHTVQPKGKITFCTGIRVAHLALKHRQGKNHKMRIIAFVGSPVEDNEKDLVKLAKRLKKEKVNVDIINFGEEEVNTEKLTAFVNTLNGKDGTGSHLVTVPPGPSLADALISSPILAGEGGAMLGLGASDFEFGVDPSADPELALALRVSMEEQRQRQEEEARRAAAASAAEAGIATTGTEGERDSDDALLKMTISQQEFGRTGLPDLSSMTEEEQIAYAMQMSLQGAEFGQAESADIDASSAMDTSEPAKEEDDYDVMQDPEFLQSVLENLPGVDPNNEAIRNAMGSLASQATKDGKKDKKEEDKK; from the exons CGTGGACAACAGCGAGTATATGCGGAACGGGGACTTCCTACCCACCCGGCTACAGGCCCAGCAGGATGCCGTCAACATAGTCTGTCACTCCAAGACCCGTAGTAACCCTGAGAACAACGTGGGCCTCATCACACTGGCCAA TGACTGTGAAGTGCTGACCACACTCACCCCTGACACCGGCCGCATCCTGTCTAAGCTCCACACTGTCCAACCCAAAGGCAAGATCACCTTCTGCACTGGCATCCGCGTGGCCCAT CTGGCCCTGAAGCACCGACAGGGCAAGAATCACAAGATGCGAATCATTGCCTTTGTGGGAAGCCCCGTGGAGGACAATGAGAAGGAT CTGGTGAAACTGGCTAAACGCCTCAAGAAGGAGAAAGTAAATGTTGACATTATCAATTTTGGGGAAGAG GAGGTGAACACAGAAAAGCTGACCGCCTTTGTAAACACACTGAATGGCAAAGATGGAACCGGTTCTCATCTGGTGACAGTGCCTCCTGGGCCCAGCTTGGCTGATGCCCTCATCAGTTCTCCAATTCTGGCTGGGGAAGGCGGTGCCatgctgggtcttggtgccaGTGACTTTGAATTTGGAGTGGATCCCAGTGCTGATCCTGAGCTGGCCTTG GCCCTTCGTGTTTCTATGGAAGAGCAGCGGCAGCGGCAGGAGGAGGAGGCACGGCGGGCAGCTGCCGCCTCTGCTGCTGAGGCCGGAATTGCTACGACTGGGACTGAAGGTGAAAGAG ACTCGGACGATGCCCTGCTGAAGATGACCATCAGCCAGCAGGAGTTTGGCCGCACAGGGCTCCCCGACCTAAGTAGTATGACCGAGGAAGAGCAGATTGCCTATGCCATGCAGATGTCCCTCCAGGGCGCAG AATTTGGCCAGGCAGAATCAGCTGACATTGATGCCAGTTCAGCCATGGACACATCTGAGCCCGCCAAG GAGGAGGATGATTATGATGTGATGCAGGACCCCGAGTTCCTTCAGAGTGTCCTGGAGAACCTTCCAGGTGTGGATCCCAACAATGAGGCCATTCGAAATGCCATGGGCTCCCTGGCTTCCCAGGCCACCAAGGATGGCAAGAAGGACAAGAAGGAGGAGGACAAGAAGTGA
- the PSMD4 gene encoding 26S proteasome non-ATPase regulatory subunit 4 isoform X3, translated as MRNGDFLPTRLQAQQDAVNIVCHSKTRSNPENNVGLITLANDCEVLTTLTPDTGRILSKLHTVQPKGKITFCTGIRVAHLALKHRQGKNHKMRIIAFVGSPVEDNEKDLVKLAKRLKKEKVNVDIINFGEEEVNTEKLTAFVNTLNGKDGTGSHLVTVPPGPSLADALISSPILAGEGGAMLGLGASDFEFGVDPSADPELALALRVSMEEQRQRQEEEARRAAAASAAEAGIATTGTEGERDSDDALLKMTISQQEFGRTGLPDLSSMTEEEQIAYAMQMSLQGAEFGQAESADIDASSAMDTSEPAKEEDDYDVMQDPEFLQSVLENLPGVDPNNEAIRNAMGSLASQATKDGKKDKKEEDKK; from the exons ATGCGGAACGGGGACTTCCTACCCACCCGGCTACAGGCCCAGCAGGATGCCGTCAACATAGTCTGTCACTCCAAGACCCGTAGTAACCCTGAGAACAACGTGGGCCTCATCACACTGGCCAA TGACTGTGAAGTGCTGACCACACTCACCCCTGACACCGGCCGCATCCTGTCTAAGCTCCACACTGTCCAACCCAAAGGCAAGATCACCTTCTGCACTGGCATCCGCGTGGCCCAT CTGGCCCTGAAGCACCGACAGGGCAAGAATCACAAGATGCGAATCATTGCCTTTGTGGGAAGCCCCGTGGAGGACAATGAGAAGGAT CTGGTGAAACTGGCTAAACGCCTCAAGAAGGAGAAAGTAAATGTTGACATTATCAATTTTGGGGAAGAG GAGGTGAACACAGAAAAGCTGACCGCCTTTGTAAACACACTGAATGGCAAAGATGGAACCGGTTCTCATCTGGTGACAGTGCCTCCTGGGCCCAGCTTGGCTGATGCCCTCATCAGTTCTCCAATTCTGGCTGGGGAAGGCGGTGCCatgctgggtcttggtgccaGTGACTTTGAATTTGGAGTGGATCCCAGTGCTGATCCTGAGCTGGCCTTG GCCCTTCGTGTTTCTATGGAAGAGCAGCGGCAGCGGCAGGAGGAGGAGGCACGGCGGGCAGCTGCCGCCTCTGCTGCTGAGGCCGGAATTGCTACGACTGGGACTGAAGGTGAAAGAG ACTCGGACGATGCCCTGCTGAAGATGACCATCAGCCAGCAGGAGTTTGGCCGCACAGGGCTCCCCGACCTAAGTAGTATGACCGAGGAAGAGCAGATTGCCTATGCCATGCAGATGTCCCTCCAGGGCGCAG AATTTGGCCAGGCAGAATCAGCTGACATTGATGCCAGTTCAGCCATGGACACATCTGAGCCCGCCAAG GAGGAGGATGATTATGATGTGATGCAGGACCCCGAGTTCCTTCAGAGTGTCCTGGAGAACCTTCCAGGTGTGGATCCCAACAATGAGGCCATTCGAAATGCCATGGGCTCCCTGGCTTCCCAGGCCACCAAGGATGGCAAGAAGGACAAGAAGGAGGAGGACAAGAAGTGA
- the PSMD4 gene encoding 26S proteasome non-ATPase regulatory subunit 4 isoform X4, which translates to MRNGDFLPTRLQAQQDAVNIVCHSKTRSNPENNVGLITLANDCEVLTTLTPDTGRILSKLHTVQPKGKITFCTGIRVAHLALKHRQGKNHKMRIIAFVGSPVEDNEKDLVKLAKRLKKEKVNVDIINFGEEEVNTEKLTAFVNTLNGKDGTGSHLVTVPPGPSLADALISSPILAGEGGAMLGLGASDFEFGVDPSADPELALALRVSMEEQRQRQEEEARRAAAASAAEAGIATTGTEDSDDALLKMTISQQEFGRTGLPDLSSMTEEEQIAYAMQMSLQGAEFGQAESADIDASSAMDTSEPAKEEDDYDVMQDPEFLQSVLENLPGVDPNNEAIRNAMGSLASQATKDGKKDKKEEDKK; encoded by the exons ATGCGGAACGGGGACTTCCTACCCACCCGGCTACAGGCCCAGCAGGATGCCGTCAACATAGTCTGTCACTCCAAGACCCGTAGTAACCCTGAGAACAACGTGGGCCTCATCACACTGGCCAA TGACTGTGAAGTGCTGACCACACTCACCCCTGACACCGGCCGCATCCTGTCTAAGCTCCACACTGTCCAACCCAAAGGCAAGATCACCTTCTGCACTGGCATCCGCGTGGCCCAT CTGGCCCTGAAGCACCGACAGGGCAAGAATCACAAGATGCGAATCATTGCCTTTGTGGGAAGCCCCGTGGAGGACAATGAGAAGGAT CTGGTGAAACTGGCTAAACGCCTCAAGAAGGAGAAAGTAAATGTTGACATTATCAATTTTGGGGAAGAG GAGGTGAACACAGAAAAGCTGACCGCCTTTGTAAACACACTGAATGGCAAAGATGGAACCGGTTCTCATCTGGTGACAGTGCCTCCTGGGCCCAGCTTGGCTGATGCCCTCATCAGTTCTCCAATTCTGGCTGGGGAAGGCGGTGCCatgctgggtcttggtgccaGTGACTTTGAATTTGGAGTGGATCCCAGTGCTGATCCTGAGCTGGCCTTG GCCCTTCGTGTTTCTATGGAAGAGCAGCGGCAGCGGCAGGAGGAGGAGGCACGGCGGGCAGCTGCCGCCTCTGCTGCTGAGGCCGGAATTGCTACGACTGGGACTGAAG ACTCGGACGATGCCCTGCTGAAGATGACCATCAGCCAGCAGGAGTTTGGCCGCACAGGGCTCCCCGACCTAAGTAGTATGACCGAGGAAGAGCAGATTGCCTATGCCATGCAGATGTCCCTCCAGGGCGCAG AATTTGGCCAGGCAGAATCAGCTGACATTGATGCCAGTTCAGCCATGGACACATCTGAGCCCGCCAAG GAGGAGGATGATTATGATGTGATGCAGGACCCCGAGTTCCTTCAGAGTGTCCTGGAGAACCTTCCAGGTGTGGATCCCAACAATGAGGCCATTCGAAATGCCATGGGCTCCCTGGCTTCCCAGGCCACCAAGGATGGCAAGAAGGACAAGAAGGAGGAGGACAAGAAGTGA